The following coding sequences lie in one Arachis hypogaea cultivar Tifrunner chromosome 4, arahy.Tifrunner.gnm2.J5K5, whole genome shotgun sequence genomic window:
- the LOC140184254 gene encoding uncharacterized protein, with protein MVNPDELRHQHELAALQRSHVEIASQVSSTNDRMDGLEGSLREIRGMLKDALKLKKVAGDSEDEELQHSSFSRTAQPIFQGRRGTKVELASFDSEKVEEWVFEAREYFEWFDVPVDMRIRMISFHLTGAAYSWCKTSCYLLIGDEEMQEILKESVPAVVQTPDEANSVEVTIVQPEISFNAMVGQYQPTTFRLKGTYQWNAVMVLIDRGSSHNFVKTSVAEKLKFPIKQTNPLQVLVGNGDVIGCKASCENLPLVMQGYQFNINTFVLDLQGADIVLGVQWLMCLGFVTTHYRLLTMEFEVDGRQIKLQGDRLLQSEAISNRMLQKMMSAAAVDYLGHIVCVEGVKVDPSKIEAVQTWPRPSTLKQQRGFLGLTGYYRRFVAMYAQVAHPLTELLKKNNFHWGTEAEQAFHHLKSAMMQTPILALPDFSQQFTVETDASHRGIGAVLSQKGHLIAYFSKKLTIKMTLASAYIRELYAITQGVAKWRHYLLGRKFIIKTDHQGLRELLTQVVLTPDQQYYLAKLLGYEFEIEYRAGRLNQAADALSRHPVIQSQGSLKEANETCDKMQKLHKQFRDGKLSSDYTEIDGVMMYRGKVWVPDFGGLRELLLQELHASV; from the exons ATGGTGAATCCCGATGAACTCCGCCACCAACATGAATTGGCCGCATTACAGAGAAGCCATGTGGAGATCGCTAGTCAAGTTTCCTCCACAAACGATCGCATGGACGGTCTAGAAGGGTCTTTGCGTGAGATCCGTGGGATGCTAAAGGATGCTCTGAAATTAAAGAAGGTAGCGGGTGACTCTGAGGACGAGGAGTTGCAACACTCTTCATTCAGTCGCACCGCTCAACCGATTTTCCAAGGGAGACGAGGAACGAAGGTAGAGCTCGCAAGCTTTGACAGTGAGAAAGTGGAAGAGTGGGTGTTCGAGGCGCGAGAATACTTTGAATGGTTTGATGTGCCTGTAGACATGAGGATCCGAATGATTTCCTTCCATCTCACTGGAGCAGCTTATTCGTG GTGTAAAACCTCTTGCTACCTGTTAATTGGAGACGAAGAAATGCAAGAAATACTTAAAGAATCGGTGCCAGCAGTGGTGCAAACACCTGATGAGGCGAATTCGGTGGAGGTGACTATAGTGCAGCCTGAGATCAGTTTTAATGCCATGGTGGGACAGTACCAACCCACAACCTTTCGCTTGAAAGGGACATACCAATGGAATGCTGTGATGGTGCTAATTGATAGGGGAAGTTCTCACAATTTTGTGAAAACAAGCGTGGCCGAGAAGCTGAAGTTCCCAATTAAACAAACTAATCCATTGCAAGTGCTGGTGGGTAATGGAGATGTTATTGGGTGTAAAGCTTCTTGCGAAAATCTTCCTCTTGTGATGCAAGGTTATCAATTCAATATCAATACATTTGTGTTGGATTTACAGGGTGCAGACATTGTTTTAGGGGTGCAGTGGCTGATGTGTTTAGGCTTTGTGACCACTCACTATAGGTTATTGACCATGGAGTTTGAAGTTGATGGGCGACAGATTAAGTTGCAAGGGGATCGCTTACTCCAAAGCGAGGCCATCAGCAACCGCATGCTGCAGAAAATGATGAGTGCAGCAGCA GTGGATTACTTGGGACACATTGTGTGTGTGGAAGGGGTCAAGGTGGACCCATCTAAGATTGAGGCAGTCCAAACATGGCCGAGACCTTCAACGTTGAAACAGCAGAGGGGGTTTTTAGGACTTACGGGATACTACCGTCGATTTGTTGCTATGTATGCCCAAGTTGCTCACCCCTTGACTGAGCTTCTCAAAAAGAACAATTTTCATTGGGGGACAGAAGCGGAGCAAGCCTTTCATCACCTCAAGTCTGCAATGATGCAAACACCTATCTTGGCGCTACCAGATTTTTCACAACAATTCACGGTAGAGACCGATGCATCTCATCGAGGTATTGGGGCGGTGCTGTCCCAAAAGGGCCACCTAATTGCCTATTTTAGTAAGAAGTTAACCATAAAGATGACTCTTGCGTCTGCGTACATCCGAGAGCTCTATGCAATCACCCAAGGTGTAGCTAAATGGCGCCACTATCTTTTGGGTAGGAAGTTCATTATTAAAACAGACCATCAAGGACTGCGTGAGCTATTGACCCAGGTGGTGCTAACCCCTGACCAGCAATACTACCTTGCCAAATTATTAGGATACGAGTTCGAGATTGAGTACCGAGCGGGCCGCCTTAACCAGGCAGCGGATGCTCTTTCCAGACATCCTGTTATACAGTCTCAGGGG TCTCTTAAGGAGGCTAATGAAACTTGTGATAAGATGCAGAAACTTCACAAGCAATTCAGGGATGGCAAACTCAGCTCGGATTATACAGAGATAGATGGCGTAATGATGTATCGCGGGAAAGTATGGGTTCCCGATTTCGGGGGGTTGAGAGAGCTACTCTTACAGGAACTTCATGCTTCGGTTTGA